Proteins encoded by one window of Micromonospora coxensis:
- a CDS encoding MalY/PatB family protein, whose translation MGAALTTTSAEVITRSFDDLDLADLRQRPGAKWRCVPVDVLPAWVADMDFPVADPILDRVRRIAGGADLGYPDWPGGVSPLREVFAARMASRHGWHPRAEHVREFANVTQAVQVMLHLVTAVGDVVAVHTPAFRPITAGVTAMGRRVLPIPMRDDGSRWQFDAERFAREAAGTGCRVLLLVNPHNPTGRVFTADELHAMAEIAVRHDLLVISDEVHSDLTYQPYAHIPFASLSPEVAARTITVTSASKAFNLAGLRTAVCHVGVPAARQALADQPAELFGTVNVLGVQATIAAWTECDAWQTATLRYLERNRLLVCDVLRREAPRIRLRAPEATYLAWLDCRALGWDEDPASRFLREGRVLLSAGPDFDPGGDGFVRLNFASPRHVLTEVLRRIVGTVRRP comes from the coding sequence ATGGGGGCAGCCCTCACCACGACCTCCGCCGAGGTCATCACCCGCTCCTTCGACGACCTCGACCTGGCCGACCTGCGGCAGCGACCCGGCGCCAAGTGGCGGTGCGTCCCGGTCGACGTGCTGCCCGCCTGGGTCGCGGACATGGACTTCCCGGTCGCGGACCCGATCCTCGACCGCGTCCGGCGCATCGCCGGGGGCGCCGACCTCGGCTACCCCGACTGGCCGGGTGGGGTCAGCCCGCTGCGCGAGGTCTTCGCCGCGCGGATGGCCAGCCGCCACGGCTGGCACCCGAGGGCCGAGCACGTCCGCGAGTTCGCCAACGTCACCCAGGCCGTGCAGGTGATGCTGCACCTGGTCACCGCCGTCGGTGACGTCGTCGCCGTCCACACGCCCGCCTTCCGCCCGATCACCGCCGGCGTGACCGCCATGGGCCGGCGGGTGCTGCCGATCCCGATGCGCGACGACGGGTCCCGCTGGCAGTTCGACGCCGAACGGTTCGCCCGGGAGGCCGCCGGGACGGGCTGCCGCGTCCTGCTGCTGGTCAACCCGCACAACCCCACCGGGCGGGTGTTCACCGCCGACGAGCTGCACGCCATGGCCGAGATCGCCGTACGGCACGACCTGCTCGTCATCTCCGACGAGGTCCACAGCGACCTGACCTACCAGCCGTACGCGCACATCCCCTTCGCCTCGCTGAGCCCGGAGGTGGCGGCGCGGACGATCACCGTCACCTCGGCCAGCAAGGCGTTCAACCTCGCCGGGCTGCGTACGGCCGTCTGCCACGTCGGTGTCCCGGCGGCCCGGCAGGCCCTCGCCGACCAGCCCGCCGAACTGTTCGGCACGGTCAACGTCCTCGGCGTGCAGGCGACGATCGCGGCCTGGACCGAGTGCGACGCCTGGCAGACGGCCACCCTGCGGTACCTGGAGCGGAACCGGCTCCTGGTGTGCGACGTCCTCCGGCGGGAGGCCCCCCGGATCCGCCTGCGCGCCCCCGAGGCGACCTACCTCGCCTGGCTCGACTGCCGCGCGCTCGGCTGGGACGAGGACCCGGCGTCCCGGTTCCTGCGCGAGGGACGGGTGCTGCTCAGCGCCGGCCCCGACTTCGACCCGGGCGGGGACGGCTTCGTCCGCCTGAACTTCGCCTCCCCCCGGCACGTCCTGACCGAGGTGCTGCGGCGGATCGTCGGCACGGTGCGCCGCCCATGA
- a CDS encoding LLM class F420-dependent oxidoreductase, whose protein sequence is MELRIFTEPQEGASHEDLLRIAKRAEDAGFPAFFRSDHLMTTGSGAGLPGPSDAWTTLAALARETSRIRLGTLMTAATFRHPGALAVIVAQVDQMSGGRVEFGLGAAWFEGEHQATGIPFPPLGERFDRLTEQLELITGYWATPVGETYSYTGRCYQLTDSPALPKPAQSPRPPIIIGGKGVKRTPALAARFADEFNVSLRDIPTCAAQFERVDAACHRLGRDPAEIVRSVAQTVCVGRDDAEVGRRAEAIGRDPADLRANGIAGTPAEVVDRIGQWQQKTGVERIYLQLLDLSDEAHVDLIADQVVPQLAR, encoded by the coding sequence ATGGAATTGAGGATCTTCACCGAGCCTCAGGAAGGCGCGTCGCACGAGGATCTGCTCCGCATCGCGAAGCGCGCCGAGGACGCCGGTTTTCCCGCCTTCTTCCGCTCCGACCACCTGATGACCACCGGGTCCGGCGCCGGCCTGCCCGGCCCCAGCGACGCCTGGACCACCCTCGCCGCCCTGGCGCGGGAGACCTCCCGCATCCGCCTGGGCACGCTGATGACCGCCGCCACCTTCCGGCACCCCGGCGCCCTGGCCGTCATCGTGGCCCAGGTCGACCAGATGTCGGGAGGTCGGGTCGAGTTCGGCCTCGGCGCGGCCTGGTTCGAGGGCGAGCACCAGGCCACCGGCATCCCGTTCCCGCCGCTCGGCGAGCGGTTCGACCGCCTGACCGAGCAGCTCGAACTGATCACCGGGTACTGGGCCACCCCGGTGGGGGAGACGTACTCGTACACCGGCCGGTGCTACCAGCTGACCGACTCGCCGGCGCTGCCGAAGCCGGCGCAGAGCCCCCGCCCGCCGATCATCATCGGTGGCAAGGGCGTCAAGCGGACCCCGGCCCTGGCCGCGCGCTTCGCCGACGAGTTCAACGTGTCGCTGCGCGACATCCCGACCTGCGCGGCGCAGTTCGAGCGGGTCGACGCCGCCTGCCACCGGCTCGGCCGCGATCCCGCCGAGATCGTCCGGTCGGTCGCCCAGACGGTCTGCGTCGGCCGGGACGACGCCGAGGTGGGCCGCCGCGCCGAGGCCATCGGCCGTGACCCCGCCGACCTGCGGGCCAACGGCATCGCCGGCACCCCCGCCGAGGTCGTCGACCGGATCGGGCAGTGGCAGCAGAAGACCGGCGTCGAGCGGATCTACCTCCAACTGCTCGACCTGTCCGACGAGGCGCACGTCGACCTGATCGCCGACCAGGTGGTGCCCCAGCTCGCGCGATGA
- a CDS encoding helix-turn-helix domain-containing protein, translating into MFNRSIHDVEIIRWPEESARRELCRNSGRLRLLIVATGTTPPMCTDPREDWVRVPAPREDLSLRARALLARAGSHQIPQVNMDGVLTFRSQSVALSRGEAAVMEVLIRNFGLLVAREALCDELAGGDQLSSRNSLDLHIMRLRRRITPLGLVIRTAWGRGYIVESADPESGTN; encoded by the coding sequence ATGTTCAACCGCAGCATCCACGATGTGGAAATCATCCGTTGGCCGGAAGAATCGGCACGGCGGGAACTGTGCCGGAACTCAGGACGATTGCGCCTGCTCATCGTGGCGACCGGCACGACGCCGCCGATGTGCACCGACCCGCGGGAGGACTGGGTACGCGTCCCGGCGCCCCGGGAAGATCTCAGCCTGCGGGCCAGGGCGCTGCTGGCACGCGCCGGCTCGCATCAGATCCCGCAGGTCAACATGGACGGTGTCCTCACCTTCCGCAGCCAGTCGGTCGCCCTGTCACGGGGTGAGGCAGCCGTGATGGAGGTGCTGATCCGCAACTTCGGGCTGCTCGTGGCCCGGGAGGCGCTCTGCGACGAACTCGCCGGCGGCGACCAGCTCTCCAGCCGCAACTCCCTCGATCTGCACATCATGCGGCTGCGCCGCCGGATCACGCCGCTCGGGCTCGTCATCCGTACCGCCTGGGGTCGCGGCTACATCGTCGAATCGGCCGATCCGGAGAGCGGCACGAACTGA
- a CDS encoding bile acid:sodium symporter family protein — protein sequence MSSDVSLVLFPVALGIVMLGLGLTLTVDDFRRVATYPRAVVVALVCQMLVLPAVCLGLVLVADLRPELAVGMMLLAASPGGSTANLYSHLFGGNVALNITLTAINSVLALFTLPLIVNLSIAAFIGSDSAIGLQFDKVLQVFALVLVPIAVGMTVRRHRPRFAARMQRPVKVLSIVVLVVVLTGAVIGIKDELAATVGAVGLVALLFNLISLAIGYAAPRLLRVGHPEAVASSFEIGIHNATLAITIALSPALLDNSDIAMPAAIYGTLMFFTAGVVGLLSVRRGGGRVGATRPPARTA from the coding sequence ATGAGCTCCGACGTGTCGCTCGTGCTCTTCCCCGTCGCCCTGGGCATCGTCATGCTCGGCCTGGGGCTCACCCTCACGGTGGACGACTTCCGTCGTGTCGCCACCTATCCCCGGGCCGTGGTCGTCGCCCTGGTCTGTCAGATGCTGGTGCTGCCGGCCGTCTGCCTGGGCCTGGTGCTCGTCGCCGACCTGCGGCCGGAACTGGCGGTCGGCATGATGCTGCTCGCCGCCTCCCCCGGCGGCAGCACCGCCAACCTCTACAGCCACCTGTTCGGCGGCAACGTCGCGCTCAACATCACCCTGACCGCCATCAACTCGGTGCTCGCCCTGTTCACGCTGCCGCTGATCGTCAACCTGTCCATCGCCGCGTTCATCGGTTCGGACAGCGCCATCGGCCTGCAGTTCGACAAGGTGCTCCAGGTGTTCGCCCTGGTCCTCGTCCCGATCGCCGTCGGCATGACGGTCCGCCGGCATCGTCCGAGGTTCGCCGCGCGGATGCAGCGACCGGTGAAGGTGCTGTCCATCGTGGTGCTCGTCGTGGTGCTCACCGGCGCGGTGATCGGCATCAAGGACGAGCTCGCCGCGACCGTCGGCGCGGTCGGCCTCGTCGCGCTGCTGTTCAACCTGATCAGCCTGGCCATCGGGTACGCCGCTCCGCGCCTGCTGCGCGTCGGGCACCCGGAGGCCGTCGCGTCGTCGTTCGAGATCGGCATCCACAACGCCACCCTGGCCATCACGATCGCGCTCAGCCCGGCCCTGCTCGACAACAGCGACATCGCCATGCCGGCAGCCATCTACGGCACCCTGATGTTCTTCACCGCCGGCGTCGTCGGCCTGCTCTCGGTACGCCGGGGCGGCGGCCGGGTCGGGGCCACGCGTCCACCGGCCCGGACGGCATGA
- a CDS encoding response regulator, producing MIRVLLVDDQPLLRSGFRALLDVEDDIEVVAEAADGEQGLALVREHLPDVALVDIQMPVMDGIEATRRIAADPALAGVHVVVLTNYGFDEYVFHALRAGAAGFLVKDIEPEDLLHAVRVAARGDALLAPSITRKLIERYVAEPLHRAADTVLDGLTNREREAVALVARGLSNDEIADHMVISPLTAKTHVNRAMVKLRARDRAQLVVLAYESGLTVPGRR from the coding sequence GTGATCCGCGTCCTGCTGGTCGACGACCAACCGCTGCTGCGCAGCGGGTTCCGGGCGCTCCTCGACGTCGAGGACGACATCGAGGTGGTGGCCGAGGCCGCCGACGGGGAGCAGGGGCTCGCGCTCGTCCGGGAGCACCTGCCCGACGTCGCCCTCGTCGACATCCAGATGCCGGTGATGGACGGCATCGAGGCGACCCGGCGCATCGCCGCGGACCCGGCCCTGGCCGGGGTGCACGTGGTCGTGCTGACCAACTACGGCTTCGACGAGTACGTCTTCCACGCGTTGCGCGCCGGGGCGGCCGGGTTCCTGGTCAAGGACATCGAACCGGAGGACCTCCTGCACGCCGTACGGGTCGCCGCGCGCGGTGACGCCCTGCTCGCGCCGTCGATCACCCGTAAGCTGATCGAGCGGTACGTCGCCGAGCCGCTCCACCGGGCGGCCGACACGGTCCTGGACGGGCTGACCAACCGGGAACGCGAGGCCGTCGCCCTGGTCGCGCGGGGCCTGTCCAACGACGAGATCGCCGACCACATGGTGATCAGCCCGCTGACCGCGAAGACCCACGTCAACCGGGCCATGGTCAAGCTGCGTGCCCGGGACCGGGCCCAGCTCGTGGTGCTGGCGTACGAGTCGGGCCTGACCGTCCCCGGTCGCCGCTGA
- a CDS encoding sensor histidine kinase encodes MGTGRSGVPAGVVDAAIAVGVAAALLLAGLTGSRPATDADPLGYALLVAGGLALAARRRAPVPVLAVTGLCAVGHQAVGVDVPAVAFLFAVYAAVRAGHRAVTVVAAVLMLAALPLAALALPQDLSVGEAFARARGALELAWLVAAGAAGEALRQAERRADEAERTREETALRRADEERLHIARELHDSLTHQISVITVQAGVAVHLARKRGERVPDALLAIQEAGREASRELRATLEALRDDDRTPPRGLAHVPELVRRARLAGLDATLTIEGRRQDVPAAVDRTAYRIVQESLTNVARHARAGTASVLIDYRPDVLAIRVDDDGRATPDSAAPPGVGLLGMRERVTALGGRLRAEPRDEGGFTVRAELPVAGTS; translated from the coding sequence GTGGGCACAGGACGGTCCGGCGTTCCGGCCGGTGTGGTGGACGCGGCGATCGCCGTCGGCGTGGCGGCGGCGCTGCTGCTCGCCGGGCTGACCGGGAGCCGGCCGGCCACGGACGCCGATCCGCTCGGCTACGCGCTGCTGGTCGCCGGTGGCCTGGCGCTGGCCGCGCGCCGGCGGGCGCCCGTACCCGTCCTGGCCGTCACCGGGCTCTGCGCGGTGGGCCACCAGGCGGTCGGTGTCGACGTGCCGGCCGTCGCGTTCCTGTTCGCCGTGTACGCCGCGGTGCGGGCCGGCCATCGTGCCGTCACGGTGGTGGCGGCGGTGCTGATGCTGGCCGCTCTTCCGCTCGCCGCCCTCGCCCTGCCGCAGGACCTGTCGGTGGGGGAGGCGTTCGCGCGGGCCCGGGGGGCCCTGGAACTGGCGTGGCTGGTCGCTGCCGGCGCCGCGGGTGAAGCGCTGCGGCAGGCCGAGCGGCGTGCGGACGAGGCCGAGCGCACCCGGGAGGAGACCGCGCTGCGGCGCGCCGACGAGGAGCGGCTGCACATCGCGCGGGAGCTGCACGACTCGCTCACCCACCAGATCTCGGTCATCACCGTGCAGGCCGGGGTGGCCGTCCACCTGGCCCGCAAGCGGGGGGAGCGGGTGCCGGACGCCCTGCTGGCCATCCAGGAGGCCGGTCGTGAGGCGAGCCGGGAACTGCGCGCGACCCTGGAGGCGTTGCGCGACGACGACCGGACGCCGCCGCGCGGGCTCGCCCACGTCCCGGAGCTGGTGCGGCGGGCCCGGCTGGCCGGCCTGGACGCGACGTTGACGATCGAGGGACGACGACAGGACGTGCCGGCGGCGGTGGACCGGACCGCCTACCGGATCGTGCAGGAGTCGCTGACCAACGTCGCCCGGCACGCCCGCGCCGGCACGGCGTCGGTCCTGATCGACTACCGCCCGGACGTCCTGGCCATCCGGGTCGACGACGACGGCCGGGCCACGCCGGACAGCGCCGCGCCGCCCGGCGTCGGGCTGCTCGGAATGCGCGAACGGGTCACCGCCCTCGGCGGCCGGCTGCGCGCGGAGCCCCGGGACGAGGGTGGCTTCACGGTACGCGCCGAACTCCCCGTGGCCGGGACGTCGTGA
- a CDS encoding DUF6223 family protein — translation MSSSVTRTAVRLVLTAGAAALLGGLGLAAPAAAHVAARPIAADAYTMSAGRLGSSVAAVLGLAGVIVAGLALARPTSRVGTGTGRGGAYLALAAGLVGLALGGLVVVTSDSGIGTGNGRGGAYVALVVGVVAVALGGLALTRSRRTG, via the coding sequence ATGAGTTCGTCAGTAACCCGGACGGCGGTCCGGCTGGTGCTCACCGCCGGCGCCGCCGCCCTGCTCGGCGGGCTCGGGCTCGCCGCGCCGGCGGCGGCGCACGTAGCGGCCCGGCCGATCGCCGCCGACGCCTACACCATGAGCGCCGGACGACTGGGGTCGAGCGTGGCCGCCGTGCTGGGGCTGGCCGGCGTGATCGTCGCCGGGCTGGCGCTGGCCCGCCCCACCAGCCGGGTCGGCACCGGCACCGGGCGCGGCGGGGCGTACCTGGCGCTGGCGGCGGGACTGGTCGGCCTGGCTCTCGGCGGGCTGGTCGTGGTCACGTCCGACAGCGGAATCGGGACCGGCAACGGGCGCGGTGGGGCGTACGTGGCCCTGGTGGTGGGGGTGGTCGCCGTGGCCCTCGGCGGGCTGGCCCTGACCCGCTCCCGGCGCACCGGCTGA
- a CDS encoding GNAT family N-acetyltransferase, with the protein MTGHLVGDYTVRQATPRHLAGARSVMLDTFYHDFGHGYRPQWHADVIDLAGTYLRPARHALFVATLADEVVGTTAVRAAAPKSPPHPRFLVDRYPPESTAQLFRVYVRPAHRRRGLARALVDLATEFVAAQPGYRALYLHTDTRIEGAEGFWRSVAVPVHDARDGCPDTHQTVHFEIPLPVCPRR; encoded by the coding sequence GTGACCGGACACCTCGTCGGCGACTACACCGTGCGGCAGGCCACGCCCCGGCACCTCGCCGGTGCCCGCAGCGTCATGCTCGACACCTTCTACCACGACTTCGGCCACGGCTACCGCCCACAGTGGCATGCCGACGTGATCGACCTGGCCGGCACCTACCTACGGCCGGCCCGTCACGCGCTGTTCGTCGCCACCCTCGCGGACGAGGTGGTCGGCACCACTGCCGTGCGGGCGGCGGCACCGAAGAGCCCACCGCATCCGCGGTTCCTGGTCGACCGGTACCCGCCGGAGAGCACCGCCCAGTTGTTCCGGGTGTACGTCCGGCCGGCGCACCGGCGCCGGGGACTGGCCCGGGCGCTGGTGGACCTCGCCACCGAGTTCGTCGCCGCGCAGCCCGGCTACCGGGCGCTGTACCTGCACACCGACACCCGGATCGAGGGCGCCGAAGGGTTCTGGCGGTCGGTGGCCGTGCCCGTCCACGACGCCCGCGACGGGTGCCCGGACACCCACCAGACGGTGCACTTCGAGATCCCGCTGCCGGTGTGCCCGCGCCGATGA
- a CDS encoding ABC transporter ATP-binding protein, with protein MSPALVRVTGLGARTDDAKLLVDDVSFAVAAGQVLAVIGASGSGKTTTGRALLGETGPGVRLTGRIEIADQPVTPDTPPPPGTVAYVPQQPAAVLNPVRRIGAVLREIAHRHAAPGASGRAQLRRAVADALARVGLPNGRELLRRFPHQLSGGQQQRLVLAHALLCRARLLIADEPTTGQDNLNRVDIATELRGLATAGLAVVLLSHDLDLVRLVADRTLVLAHGTVRATGPTAEVLALHRPPATVVDDRPADGDPPDRDRPPVLRVTGLVARHRDGTRRHTVLHGIDAGLTAGRCLAVVGRSGSGKTTLARCIAGLHRPAGGTVELDGRRLAASLDRRSRADLAAVQYVFQDPRASFHPYRPLLDQVARVAVRLRALETATARQAAQAVLTRVGLTGEFTGRHPERLSGGELQRAALARALLARPRLLICDEITSGLDVGTQDRILDLVGQLRRTEELTLVVISHDREVVARLADHVVVLDQGRIVEHGTAADLLTAGRQPLTRALLRPTDHLITRASEPL; from the coding sequence GTGAGTCCTGCACTGGTCCGCGTCACCGGGCTCGGCGCCCGCACCGACGACGCGAAACTCCTGGTCGACGACGTGTCGTTCGCCGTGGCGGCCGGGCAGGTCCTGGCCGTCATCGGGGCGTCCGGCAGCGGCAAGACCACCACCGGCCGCGCCCTGCTGGGCGAGACCGGGCCGGGGGTGAGGCTCACCGGCCGGATCGAGATCGCGGACCAGCCGGTCACCCCGGACACCCCACCGCCACCCGGCACCGTCGCCTACGTACCCCAGCAGCCCGCCGCCGTGCTCAACCCGGTCCGCCGGATCGGGGCGGTGCTCCGCGAGATCGCCCACCGGCACGCCGCCCCGGGCGCGAGCGGCCGGGCGCAGCTCCGCCGGGCCGTGGCCGACGCACTCGCCCGGGTGGGCCTGCCGAACGGGCGGGAGTTGCTGCGCCGCTTCCCGCACCAGCTCTCCGGCGGACAGCAGCAACGTCTCGTCCTCGCCCACGCGCTGCTGTGCCGGGCCCGGCTGCTGATCGCCGACGAACCCACCACCGGGCAGGACAACCTGAACCGGGTCGACATCGCCACCGAGCTGCGCGGCCTCGCCACGGCCGGCCTGGCCGTCGTGCTGCTCAGCCACGACCTGGACCTGGTACGCCTGGTCGCCGACCGCACCCTGGTCCTGGCGCACGGGACGGTACGCGCCACCGGCCCCACCGCCGAGGTCCTCGCCCTGCACCGGCCGCCCGCCACGGTCGTCGACGACCGACCGGCGGACGGTGACCCACCCGACCGGGACCGGCCCCCGGTGCTGCGGGTCACCGGACTGGTGGCCCGGCACCGCGACGGCACCCGCCGGCACACCGTCCTGCACGGGATCGACGCCGGCCTCACCGCCGGGCGGTGCCTCGCCGTGGTCGGCCGGTCCGGCAGTGGCAAGACCACCCTGGCCCGCTGCATCGCCGGCCTGCACCGGCCGGCCGGCGGTACCGTCGAGCTGGACGGGCGGAGGCTGGCGGCGAGCCTCGACCGGCGCAGCCGGGCCGACCTCGCCGCCGTGCAGTACGTCTTCCAGGACCCCCGGGCGAGTTTCCACCCGTACCGGCCGCTGCTCGACCAGGTGGCCCGGGTCGCGGTACGGCTGCGTGCCCTGGAGACGGCGACGGCCCGTCAGGCAGCGCAGGCCGTCCTCACCCGGGTCGGCCTCACCGGGGAGTTCACCGGCCGCCACCCCGAGCGGCTCTCCGGCGGGGAACTGCAACGCGCCGCGCTGGCCCGCGCCCTGCTGGCCCGGCCCCGGCTGCTGATCTGCGACGAGATCACCTCCGGGCTCGACGTCGGAACCCAGGACCGCATCCTCGACCTCGTCGGGCAGTTACGCCGGACGGAGGAGTTGACCCTGGTCGTGATCAGTCACGACCGGGAGGTCGTGGCCCGGCTCGCCGACCACGTCGTCGTCCTCGACCAGGGCCGGATCGTCGAGCACGGCACGGCTGCGGACCTGCTCACCGCCGGTCGGCAACCGCTGACCCGCGCCCTGCTGCGCCCCACCGACCACCTGATCACGAGAGCGAGCGAACCACTGTGA
- a CDS encoding ABC transporter permease, whose amino-acid sequence MNRGLRTAAGAVLLGGPLLLALAGPLLVDGPAGHGRPFDPAGPLGTDFVGRDVVDQLLLGGRSVVLVALTATALAYLVGVPVGLLAATTRHRLVDELLMRPLDLLLAVPSLLLLILVAATAPRGPATLTMIVALIALPEIARVTRAAALPLAHGTVTEAMRLYRETWWRRAIGYVTVGIRRVLLADAGVRFIGALYLVATASFLGVGVAPDASDWAVMVDRNRTGMFLQPWAVVVPAALIVAMAVGVNLVADQMLAGRRSTVDRDPAEVLR is encoded by the coding sequence GTGAACCGCGGGCTGCGAACCGCCGCCGGGGCGGTCCTGCTCGGCGGACCGCTGCTGCTCGCCCTGGCCGGGCCGCTGCTGGTGGACGGCCCGGCCGGGCACGGGCGACCGTTCGACCCGGCCGGCCCGCTCGGCACCGACTTCGTCGGCCGGGACGTCGTCGACCAGCTGCTCCTCGGCGGACGGTCCGTGGTGCTGGTCGCGCTCACCGCTACCGCGCTGGCGTACCTGGTCGGCGTACCGGTGGGACTGCTGGCCGCGACGACCCGGCACCGCCTGGTCGACGAGCTGCTGATGCGGCCACTGGACCTGCTGCTGGCCGTACCGTCCCTGCTGCTGCTCATTCTCGTCGCGGCCACCGCGCCACGCGGCCCGGCCACCCTGACGATGATCGTCGCGTTGATCGCCCTGCCCGAGATCGCCCGGGTCACTCGGGCCGCCGCGCTGCCGCTGGCGCACGGCACGGTGACGGAGGCCATGCGGCTGTACCGGGAAACCTGGTGGCGGCGGGCCATCGGCTACGTCACCGTCGGCATCCGTCGGGTGCTGCTCGCCGACGCCGGGGTCCGGTTCATCGGCGCCCTTTACCTGGTGGCCACCGCCAGCTTCCTAGGCGTGGGGGTGGCACCCGACGCATCCGACTGGGCGGTGATGGTGGACCGCAACCGCACCGGCATGTTCCTGCAACCCTGGGCGGTCGTCGTACCGGCCGCGTTGATCGTGGCCATGGCCGTCGGCGTCAACCTGGTCGCCGACCAGATGTTGGCCGGCCGGCGGTCCACCGTCGACCGGGATCCGGCGGAGGTGCTGCGGTGA
- a CDS encoding ABC transporter permease yields the protein MSLPRYAAGRLLLGVGQVAGVATAVFVLTEALPGDAAVVIAGDQPDPARIALIRARLELDRPAGERYLDWLVDLLHGDLGVSLVSQRPVIEVLAATAAPTVLLAAATLLLLVPLAVGMGMLAARREGGRLDRSLSAVAVGLYAVPEFALAVLLAALFGVHLGWFPPTAVGTDGDLLAQPAVLVLPLLVLLARPICSISRLTRAGMVDAVRSAYVAHARRLGIPARRRWLAHALPNALAPVVQQLARTTDWLLGGVIVVEAVFVIPGLGTALVDAVTARDVPTVQGLCVLVAVTTVTVNLAADLVAFRLAPGTAGVR from the coding sequence GTGAGTCTGCCCCGCTACGCCGCCGGGCGGCTACTGCTCGGCGTCGGGCAGGTCGCCGGTGTCGCCACCGCCGTGTTCGTCCTCACCGAGGCGTTGCCCGGGGACGCGGCGGTGGTGATCGCCGGCGACCAGCCCGATCCGGCGCGCATCGCGCTCATCCGGGCCCGGCTCGAACTCGACCGACCCGCCGGGGAACGCTACCTGGACTGGCTGGTCGACCTGCTGCACGGCGACCTGGGTGTCTCGCTGGTCTCGCAACGGCCGGTGATCGAGGTGCTGGCCGCCACCGCCGCACCGACGGTGCTGCTGGCCGCGGCGACCCTGCTGCTGCTCGTCCCCCTCGCCGTCGGGATGGGCATGCTGGCGGCACGCCGCGAGGGCGGCCGGCTCGACCGGTCTCTGTCCGCGGTGGCGGTGGGCCTCTACGCGGTACCCGAGTTCGCGCTGGCCGTCCTGCTCGCTGCCCTGTTCGGCGTACACCTCGGCTGGTTCCCGCCCACCGCCGTCGGTACCGACGGCGACCTGCTGGCCCAGCCGGCGGTGCTGGTGCTGCCGCTGCTGGTGCTGCTGGCCCGACCGATCTGCTCGATCAGCCGGCTCACCCGGGCCGGCATGGTCGACGCGGTCCGCTCCGCGTACGTCGCCCACGCCCGCCGGCTGGGCATCCCGGCCCGCCGACGGTGGCTGGCGCACGCGCTGCCGAACGCCCTCGCCCCGGTGGTGCAGCAGCTCGCCCGCACCACCGACTGGCTGCTCGGCGGGGTGATCGTGGTCGAGGCGGTGTTCGTCATTCCCGGCCTCGGCACCGCCCTGGTCGATGCGGTGACCGCCCGGGACGTGCCCACCGTGCAGGGCCTCTGCGTGCTGGTCGCGGTCACCACCGTGACCGTCAACCTGGCCGCCGACCTGGTGGCGTTCCGGCTCGCCCCCGGCACGGCCGGTGTCCGGTGA